From the genome of Actinomycetota bacterium:
GACTTGGCGCTCGCCGAGGTCGCGGGCGGCTCGCGTTGCCTTGACCTTAACCTTGGGCCGGCGACCAAAGACGGTTCGGCTATGATGGAATGGCTCGTTAAGACAGTCGAGGAGGTTGTCGACGACTCTATCCAACTATGCCTCGATACCAAGAACACCGAGGCGATGGAGGCGGGCCTCAAAGTGGTCACCAAGCACAAACCGATGATCAACTCGACCAACGCCGACGAGGACGTGCTCGACAAGTACATGCCGATGGCGGCGACATTCGACGCCGATATCATCGCGCTCGCTATGACCTCCGCCGGTATCCCGCGTGACTGCAACGAGCGCCTTGTAAACGCCGCGACCATCATGGGTAAAGCGATGGAGCACGGCGTGGGCCTCGAGAGAATCTACCTCGACCCGCTCGTTCTGCCTATCGGGGTGGCCCAGATGGATGCGATGGAGGTCGTTGAGACCATCCGCCAATTCCAGATGCTCAACGACCCACCGATGAAATCGGTCGTCGG
Proteins encoded in this window:
- a CDS encoding dihydropteroate synthase; translation: MLIIAEKINIMSKTIGPAMRERNAKPIQDLALAEVAGGSRCLDLNLGPATKDGSAMMEWLVKTVEEVVDDSIQLCLDTKNTEAMEAGLKVVTKHKPMINSTNADEDVLDKYMPMAATFDADIIALAMTSAGIPRDCNERLVNAATIMGKAMEHGVGLERIYLDPLVLPIGVAQMDAMEVVETIRQFQMLNDPPMKSVVGLSNIYNGTPKDLHTRFGYTFMTMLAAAGLTAAIADSLDKELMSVVKTVEVLKNEMLYAASYLDDILGAKAEA